From a single Acidobacteriota bacterium genomic region:
- a CDS encoding TlpA family protein disulfide reductase, which translates to MSKQWLKVVTHATILCFLFAVLASASASRIGTDDVPELPMPDGSGDTPEMTVALVPASAAAKPAKFKLSSLRGKVALLDMFWSKCPHCQDHAPHVVAIYNQYKDRGFTVLGLAKDSQDSADEVKSVKDYMATAKINYPTGFVTTEVVAYYADSRNHGVPQMVLFGADGKMIFREIGWNENIEQKLKGLIEEQLAKLPAKSVEQKPAAAKPAARPAQQKSKRG; encoded by the coding sequence ATGTCCAAACAATGGTTGAAAGTGGTTACTCACGCCACAATTCTTTGTTTTCTGTTTGCGGTGTTGGCCTCGGCTTCCGCGTCCAGAATCGGCACGGATGATGTTCCGGAACTGCCGATGCCGGATGGTTCTGGCGATACGCCGGAAATGACGGTTGCCTTGGTTCCGGCTTCTGCCGCGGCGAAACCAGCCAAGTTCAAACTGTCCAGCCTGCGCGGCAAAGTCGCCTTGCTGGATATGTTCTGGTCGAAATGTCCACACTGCCAGGATCACGCTCCGCACGTCGTAGCGATTTACAACCAGTACAAAGATCGCGGGTTTACGGTATTGGGATTGGCCAAAGACAGCCAGGATAGCGCCGATGAAGTCAAAAGCGTGAAAGATTACATGGCGACGGCCAAGATCAATTATCCGACCGGATTTGTGACCACCGAAGTCGTTGCGTATTACGCCGACAGCCGGAATCACGGCGTGCCGCAGATGGTGTTGTTTGGTGCGGACGGGAAAATGATTTTTCGCGAAATCGGCTGGAACGAAAACATCGAACAGAAACTGAAAGGGCTGATTGAAGAGCAACTGGCCAAGTTGCCAGCCAAGTCTGTCGAACAGAAACCCGCAGCCGCAAAACCCGCCGCCAGACCGGCGCAACAGAAGTCAAAACGTGGTTAA
- the pyk gene encoding pyruvate kinase has protein sequence MRKAKIVATIGPASRSPERLRELMLAGMDVARLNMSHGTHEVHSEAVTNLRAIAAELNRPLAILLDLCGPKIRTGKLKDGNPIRLNADQQLTITTRDVVGDETVVSTSYSLLPQDAKVGDRILFADGLIELRVEQVNKTDVICRVLNGGELGEHKGINLPGVKLSAPSLTEKDRADLTFGLQQKVDYVALSFVRSARDCIGAKTLIEFLGADTPLIAKIEKREALDDLDNIIAACDGVMVARGDLGVETAVESVPFHQKLIVAKANAAEKLVITATQMLESMTHEPRPTRAEASDVANAILDGTDSAMLSAETAAGDYPVGAVETMARIISFTESNCQQGNRSRELIHGSQKGTEGRAIAEAAIYAAQELNSKLIVVFSKSGTMARHLAALRPAQKIVAFTPQQRTYNALAAVWGIEPHLLDFEGHSSDLLARADEALIKLALANRGETIVAMAGRIPNQPSLSSMMKLHIVGEIEAEG, from the coding sequence ATGAGAAAAGCGAAGATTGTTGCGACGATTGGCCCTGCTTCGCGTTCGCCGGAGCGATTGCGCGAATTGATGTTGGCCGGGATGGACGTGGCCAGGTTGAACATGTCGCATGGCACGCACGAAGTCCACTCCGAAGCGGTGACAAATTTGCGGGCGATTGCTGCCGAATTGAATCGCCCTCTGGCAATTCTGCTGGATTTATGCGGGCCGAAAATTCGCACCGGTAAGTTGAAAGACGGCAATCCTATTCGGCTCAATGCAGACCAGCAACTGACGATTACCACGCGGGACGTGGTCGGCGACGAAACGGTGGTTTCAACCAGTTACTCGTTGTTGCCTCAGGATGCCAAAGTCGGTGACCGAATTTTGTTCGCCGATGGATTGATCGAATTGCGCGTGGAGCAGGTCAATAAAACCGATGTCATTTGCCGCGTGCTCAACGGCGGCGAGCTTGGCGAACACAAAGGCATCAACTTGCCGGGCGTCAAACTGTCCGCCCCTTCGCTGACGGAAAAAGACCGCGCTGATTTGACGTTTGGTTTGCAGCAAAAAGTGGATTACGTCGCGCTATCGTTCGTTCGCAGCGCGCGCGATTGCATCGGCGCGAAAACCTTGATCGAATTTCTGGGCGCGGACACGCCGTTGATTGCGAAGATTGAAAAGCGCGAAGCGTTGGACGATTTGGACAACATCATCGCCGCTTGCGACGGCGTGATGGTGGCGCGCGGCGATTTGGGGGTGGAAACTGCCGTCGAAAGCGTGCCGTTTCACCAGAAGCTGATCGTCGCCAAAGCCAACGCCGCCGAAAAGCTGGTCATCACGGCCACGCAGATGCTGGAGTCCATGACGCACGAACCTCGCCCGACTCGTGCCGAAGCTTCCGACGTGGCCAACGCGATTCTGGATGGAACCGATTCTGCGATGTTATCGGCGGAAACCGCTGCGGGCGATTACCCGGTTGGCGCTGTGGAAACGATGGCGCGCATCATCAGCTTCACGGAAAGCAACTGCCAGCAGGGAAATCGTTCGCGCGAATTGATTCATGGCAGCCAGAAGGGAACCGAAGGCCGGGCCATTGCTGAAGCGGCCATTTATGCCGCGCAGGAACTGAACTCAAAGTTAATCGTGGTGTTCAGCAAGTCTGGCACAATGGCCAGACATTTAGCGGCGCTCCGACCCGCGCAAAAAATTGTCGCTTTCACGCCACAACAGCGCACATACAACGCGCTGGCGGCGGTTTGGGGAATTGAGCCGCATCTGTTGGATTTTGAAGGGCATAGCTCCGATTTGCTGGCTCGTGCGGACGAGGCGTTGATCAAACTCGCGCTGGCCAACCGAGGCGAAACAATTGTCGCCATGGCCGGACGCATCCCAAATCAGCCCAGCTTGTCTTCGATGATGAAACTGCACATTGTCGGTGAGATCGAAGCGGAAGGATAA
- a CDS encoding dCTP deaminase, which translates to MSVKSDRWILQMCREHQMITPFEEGLVREIEGRRIISAGLSSYGYDLRLAPDGFRVFSPIASAEIDPKNFDERSLIEAPPRTAEDGSLYWLLPPHSYALGATVETFNMPRNVIGICLGKSTYARSGLIVNTTPLEPGWRGRLVLEFSNSADLPIRIYANEGIAQVTFFESDEDCEVSYADRAGKYQNQIGLVTPRL; encoded by the coding sequence GTGAGCGTCAAATCGGATCGCTGGATTTTACAGATGTGCCGGGAACATCAAATGATCACGCCGTTTGAAGAGGGCTTGGTACGGGAAATCGAAGGTCGCCGCATTATTTCCGCCGGGCTGTCCAGTTACGGATATGACTTGCGACTGGCGCCGGACGGATTCCGCGTCTTTTCGCCGATTGCCAGCGCCGAAATTGACCCAAAGAATTTCGACGAACGATCCCTGATCGAAGCTCCGCCGCGCACTGCCGAAGACGGATCGCTGTACTGGCTGTTGCCCCCGCATTCATACGCGCTGGGAGCAACGGTCGAAACCTTCAACATGCCGCGCAATGTGATTGGCATCTGTCTGGGCAAATCCACCTACGCCCGCAGCGGATTGATCGTCAATACCACACCGCTGGAACCCGGCTGGCGAGGCCGCCTGGTGCTGGAATTTTCAAACTCCGCCGATCTGCCGATTCGCATTTACGCCAACGAAGGCATCGCGCAAGTCACCTTTTTTGAATCTGACGAAGATTGCGAAGTCAGCTACGCCGACCGCGCAGGCAAATATCAGAATCAAATTGGCTTGGTTACGCCACGGCTGTGA
- a CDS encoding redoxin domain-containing protein, translating to MSTRIRTAIKALLVSLCFVLAVTASARSTGQSVPELPMPDGSGDTPEITVDLYQVPGVEIGDKLKLSSLRGKVVLVDMFLSTCPHCQDHAPNIVAMYNQYKAKGFTVISMATDDKSNPNAAKNVGRYVTKAKINYPVGQISYEIIAYYGDPKNAGVPQMVLFGADGKMALRETGWDENVGKRLTQAIEDQLAKLPTVKPGSKASTKPTKEKTKLG from the coding sequence ATGAGCACTCGGATCAGAACAGCAATCAAAGCTTTGTTGGTGAGCCTTTGTTTTGTATTGGCAGTCACTGCCTCCGCGCGATCAACGGGACAGTCTGTTCCCGAACTTCCCATGCCGGATGGTTCAGGCGATACGCCGGAAATTACCGTTGATCTGTATCAGGTTCCCGGAGTTGAAATTGGAGACAAACTGAAGTTATCCAGTTTGCGCGGGAAAGTCGTGCTGGTGGATATGTTTCTTTCGACCTGTCCACACTGCCAGGACCACGCGCCAAATATCGTGGCGATGTACAACCAGTACAAGGCAAAAGGATTTACCGTCATCAGCATGGCAACCGACGATAAATCAAATCCGAACGCAGCCAAGAATGTCGGCAGGTACGTCACCAAAGCCAAGATCAATTATCCGGTTGGACAGATTTCGTATGAAATTATCGCGTATTACGGAGACCCGAAAAACGCCGGAGTTCCGCAAATGGTGTTGTTCGGAGCCGATGGCAAGATGGCGTTGCGCGAAACCGGATGGGATGAAAACGTTGGGAAACGGCTGACTCAGGCGATTGAAGATCAATTGGCCAAATTGCCAACGGTCAAACCGGGCAGCAAAGCAAGCACCAAACCGACCAAGGAAAAAACAAAGCTCGGTTGA
- a CDS encoding tryptophan 2,3-dioxygenase yields MQSPTKPESDQLTYGRYLRVEELIRLQQPQSSPPHHDELLFIIIHQTYELWFKQLLHELDAVVAKLRTAATDPDSDEVYEAARLLRRCTEIARVLVEQFTILETMLPTHFLAFRDKLKPASGFQSEQFREIEFLCGMKDEKMLRFHEASPEMREKLERRLREASLRDVFFEALAALGVMPELTAGAGEEERYNARALAIQAVYRDERRHRDWIDVCERLTEFDELIVGWRLRHIQMIERTIGVRLGTGGSSGASYLKMTLDKKFFPELWEARTMLTET; encoded by the coding sequence ATGCAATCACCGACCAAACCTGAATCCGATCAACTTACATACGGCCGCTACCTGCGGGTGGAAGAGTTGATCCGCCTGCAACAGCCGCAATCGTCGCCGCCGCACCACGACGAATTGCTGTTCATCATCATTCATCAAACCTACGAACTTTGGTTCAAACAATTGCTGCATGAACTGGATGCCGTCGTCGCCAAGTTGCGAACGGCGGCGACCGATCCGGATTCCGACGAAGTGTATGAAGCCGCGCGATTGCTGCGCCGGTGCACGGAAATCGCCCGCGTGCTGGTCGAACAGTTCACGATTCTGGAAACGATGCTGCCAACGCACTTTCTGGCGTTTCGCGACAAGCTGAAACCGGCCAGCGGGTTTCAGTCCGAACAATTTCGTGAAATCGAATTTCTTTGCGGGATGAAAGATGAAAAGATGCTGCGTTTTCACGAAGCGTCGCCGGAGATGCGTGAGAAGCTCGAACGCCGGTTGCGCGAAGCTTCATTGCGTGATGTGTTTTTTGAAGCGTTGGCGGCACTCGGCGTGATGCCCGAACTTACCGCCGGTGCCGGTGAAGAAGAGCGATACAACGCGCGCGCCCTGGCGATTCAGGCAGTTTACCGCGATGAACGCCGCCATCGGGATTGGATTGATGTTTGTGAACGGCTGACGGAATTCGATGAACTGATTGTCGGTTGGCGGCTGCGTCATATTCAAATGATCGAACGAACCATCGGCGTGCGATTGGGAACCGGCGGCAGCAGTGGCGCTTCTTACCTGAAGATGACGCTCGACAAAAAATTCTTCCCCGAACTGTGGGAAGCGCGAACAATGCTGACAGAAACCTGA
- a CDS encoding sigma-70 family RNA polymerase sigma factor, with translation MKLSTHGSSQKGSGQSLLWQKRIEQSEAASVWQSLQRMVSSHPLVRSALGNPQTTNAEPPFSIHDLTQDLYVLLLQKGRFNHYLASGMSDAEIEREIFQIELTNLLIGNLRRRRPENYRIVRRVSQILENDQSFRRYARNRKQYQVERYRQAAEAVFGLKGWNDDKRIKDSGTFDDLIASVPTRCRNRRRSGCTGETQVIVSNQELVELMVEIFKAIDSPAPLRVLRQLALSKLPVFDPTLTSIDDETNDERRNHRHNYSLVSSGGTPEEHALNHEQETEVRLEALEFLNRLSHLTRSNPMRTERFWRILWHCYFDSNEPSQLEIAELLGMSDSSVSDYRRRIEGEMRNLRFSPEHLSIFAEELKEQLQRRLSTTERIERRQEFGGVISWPGFRYSPPVIYSVASAA, from the coding sequence GTGAAACTCTCTACTCATGGTTCCTCACAAAAAGGATCCGGCCAAAGTTTACTTTGGCAAAAACGCATAGAACAAAGCGAAGCCGCAAGTGTATGGCAATCGTTGCAGCGAATGGTTTCGTCCCATCCGCTGGTTCGTTCCGCACTCGGCAATCCGCAGACGACCAACGCCGAGCCGCCTTTTTCCATTCACGACCTGACCCAGGATTTGTATGTGTTGTTGTTGCAAAAGGGTCGCTTCAATCATTACCTGGCCAGTGGCATGTCGGACGCCGAAATCGAGCGGGAGATTTTTCAAATTGAATTGACCAATTTGCTGATTGGAAATTTACGCCGTCGCCGTCCGGAAAATTATCGCATCGTTCGCCGAGTCAGCCAGATTTTGGAAAATGACCAAAGCTTTCGCCGATACGCCCGCAACAGGAAGCAATATCAAGTGGAACGATATCGTCAAGCAGCCGAGGCTGTGTTTGGGTTGAAGGGATGGAACGATGATAAACGAATCAAAGACAGCGGCACGTTTGATGATTTGATTGCCAGTGTCCCGACACGTTGCCGGAATCGCCGCCGTTCGGGGTGCACAGGCGAAACCCAGGTCATTGTCAGCAATCAGGAATTGGTGGAATTGATGGTGGAAATTTTCAAAGCCATTGATTCGCCCGCGCCCTTGCGCGTCTTGCGTCAGTTGGCGTTGAGCAAGCTCCCTGTCTTTGACCCAACGCTGACCTCGATTGATGACGAAACCAATGATGAACGACGCAACCATCGTCACAACTATTCGTTGGTTTCTTCAGGCGGAACGCCGGAAGAACACGCCCTGAACCACGAACAGGAAACGGAAGTTCGTTTGGAGGCCCTTGAATTTCTGAACCGGCTCAGCCATCTGACGCGGTCAAATCCCATGCGGACAGAGCGATTCTGGCGGATTTTGTGGCATTGTTATTTTGACAGCAACGAACCATCTCAACTGGAGATCGCGGAACTCCTTGGCATGTCGGATTCTTCGGTCAGCGATTATCGCCGCCGGATCGAGGGGGAAATGCGCAACCTGCGCTTTTCCCCGGAACACCTCAGCATCTTCGCCGAAGAGTTGAAGGAACAACTGCAGCGCCGACTGTCCACCACAGAACGAATTGAGCGACGACAGGAATTTGGCGGGGTGATTTCCTGGCCAGGGTTTCGCTACAGTCCACCAGTGATTTATTCGGTTGCTTCTGCAGCCTGA
- a CDS encoding TlpA family protein disulfide reductase — MSSLPNFAVLFGLGAMLISFGCSNAAAPRPVSESEPAMAVKRPDSNEAEIKKVLDVPISKLDGSTFKLEDYRGKVLVVDFWGTFCPPCVKQVPELVKMNEKYRDRGLALVGLAADPKSDQDKVEAFVKRFSVNYQIGYDNSWLSSAFLKGTEDESGAPPIPQLFVISRDGKVIEHLIGEQPGRMEYLEKVVNEQLNAAR; from the coding sequence ATGTCAAGTTTGCCGAACTTCGCCGTTCTGTTTGGGCTGGGCGCGATGTTGATTTCGTTTGGATGCAGCAACGCTGCGGCTCCGCGCCCGGTGTCCGAATCGGAACCTGCAATGGCCGTCAAACGTCCGGACTCGAACGAAGCCGAAATCAAAAAGGTTCTGGATGTGCCGATTTCCAAACTCGATGGCAGCACGTTCAAGCTGGAAGATTATCGCGGCAAAGTTTTGGTCGTGGATTTTTGGGGGACGTTTTGTCCGCCCTGCGTCAAACAAGTGCCGGAACTGGTCAAGATGAATGAAAAGTATCGGGATCGGGGGTTGGCTCTGGTGGGTTTGGCGGCGGATCCGAAATCCGATCAAGACAAAGTCGAAGCATTCGTCAAACGATTCAGCGTCAATTATCAAATTGGGTATGACAACAGCTGGCTTTCGTCGGCCTTTTTGAAGGGAACGGAAGACGAATCCGGCGCGCCGCCGATTCCGCAGCTTTTTGTGATCTCACGAGATGGCAAAGTCATTGAACATCTGATCGGCGAACAGCCGGGCAGAATGGAATATCTGGAAAAAGTCGTAAATGAGCAGTTGAACGCTGCTCGTTGA
- a CDS encoding M48 family metallopeptidase, with protein sequence MGEPKKRRLKTFPQINAEEFQHPWDATATDALKSVPGLDKVIAKIMEYGLERIFYLENTASNVRVTARQFPRLHRSLIWGCKILGVEEPELYITLDPQPNAYTYGHTRPFIVMTSGLVDMLDDEERFFIIAHELGHIKAGHVLYTIMARNIAEIVSIVGQATFGIGTIVGQGLVLALHDWYRKAELTGDRAGLLCVQDIDPCIRTFMKLAGGARQLYSEMERQEFLRQIRDYEAADDSTLNKAYKILITAYRTHPFPILRARELDAWHSSPDGYRKLAGPLGLLEA encoded by the coding sequence ATGGGTGAACCAAAAAAGAGACGGCTGAAAACGTTCCCGCAGATCAACGCCGAAGAATTTCAACATCCTTGGGACGCGACAGCCACTGACGCGCTCAAATCCGTACCCGGCCTGGACAAGGTCATCGCCAAGATCATGGAGTACGGGCTTGAGCGCATTTTTTATTTGGAAAACACGGCGTCGAATGTACGCGTCACCGCGCGGCAATTTCCGCGACTGCATCGTTCGTTGATCTGGGGCTGCAAAATCCTCGGCGTTGAAGAGCCGGAACTATACATCACGCTCGATCCTCAGCCGAACGCTTACACTTACGGCCATACGCGACCGTTCATCGTGATGACCTCGGGATTGGTGGACATGCTCGACGACGAAGAGCGATTTTTCATCATTGCTCACGAACTCGGCCACATCAAAGCCGGGCACGTTCTTTACACGATTATGGCGCGCAACATTGCGGAAATCGTATCCATTGTCGGGCAGGCGACGTTCGGAATAGGCACCATAGTCGGCCAGGGGTTGGTGCTGGCGCTGCACGATTGGTATCGTAAAGCCGAATTGACCGGCGACCGCGCCGGACTGCTTTGTGTGCAGGACATTGACCCTTGTATCCGCACCTTTATGAAACTGGCTGGAGGCGCGCGCCAGTTGTATTCCGAAATGGAGCGACAGGAGTTTCTGCGTCAGATTCGCGATTACGAAGCCGCCGACGATTCGACGCTCAACAAAGCCTACAAGATTTTGATCACAGCCTATCGCACGCACCCCTTTCCGATTTTGCGCGCCAGGGAACTCGACGCCTGGCACAGCAGCCCGGACGGATATCGCAAATTGGCGGGGCCGCTTGGATTGTTGGAGGCTTGA
- a CDS encoding carbon-nitrogen hydrolase family protein — protein MPQSSIVVVAAIQAAPIYMNLERSLARALELIAEAARRRAQLVVFPESWLPGYPAWLDVGRDVARWDHQPMKRLYAQLMDNSVVVPSPVTDELAEAARRHNLTLVMGVHERVASGAGRGTLYNSILTFGPTGELLNVHRKLVPTFNERLIWGQGDGRGLKTVETPVGKVGGLICWEHWMPHARQALHIAGEDIHVALWPSVKEMHQIASRHYAFEGRCFVVAAGGIMRRSDLPADLEIVSNEAIEENDLILNGGSAVIGPDGQYVAGPAFGSEVIILARINLDRIREESLALDVTGHFNRPDLFDFRLKEADNRKDSIHLVPAASDDDIAQMGTEVLIQPSTEVLLPTGTETPPPLRVISSPRQSGNFDSDYLGMEKRSGQSA, from the coding sequence ATGCCTCAATCATCCATTGTTGTCGTGGCTGCCATCCAGGCAGCGCCGATTTATATGAATCTGGAACGCAGTTTGGCGCGTGCGTTGGAGCTGATTGCGGAAGCCGCACGCCGTCGCGCCCAACTGGTCGTTTTTCCTGAATCCTGGCTGCCGGGGTACCCGGCGTGGTTGGACGTGGGGCGGGATGTCGCTCGCTGGGATCATCAACCAATGAAACGGCTGTATGCGCAGTTGATGGACAACAGCGTCGTTGTGCCGAGTCCTGTGACAGACGAACTGGCTGAGGCTGCTCGCCGTCACAATTTGACGCTGGTGATGGGCGTTCACGAACGCGTCGCCAGCGGCGCTGGGCGCGGGACGCTTTACAACTCAATTTTGACATTCGGACCGACGGGCGAATTGCTCAATGTTCACCGCAAACTGGTGCCGACTTTTAACGAACGGTTGATCTGGGGCCAGGGCGACGGGCGCGGGTTGAAAACGGTGGAAACGCCGGTCGGCAAAGTCGGCGGTTTGATTTGCTGGGAGCACTGGATGCCGCACGCTCGGCAGGCATTGCACATCGCGGGCGAAGACATTCACGTTGCATTGTGGCCTTCGGTCAAGGAAATGCACCAGATTGCCAGCCGCCATTACGCCTTTGAAGGCCGCTGTTTTGTCGTCGCCGCCGGAGGCATCATGCGCCGCAGCGATTTGCCCGCCGATTTGGAAATTGTCAGCAACGAAGCTATTGAGGAAAACGATTTGATCCTGAACGGCGGCAGCGCCGTGATTGGGCCTGACGGGCAATATGTCGCCGGGCCAGCGTTCGGCTCGGAAGTCATCATTTTGGCGCGCATCAACCTGGACCGCATACGCGAAGAAAGTTTGGCGCTGGATGTCACTGGCCATTTCAATCGGCCTGACCTGTTCGATTTCCGGTTGAAGGAAGCCGACAACCGGAAGGACTCCATTCATCTGGTTCCGGCGGCAAGCGATGATGACATCGCGCAAATGGGAACGGAAGTGTTAATCCAACCCAGCACCGAAGTATTGCTGCCGACTGGCACGGAAACCCCACCGCCGTTGCGTGTGATCAGTTCGCCGCGCCAATCCGGCAACTTCGATTCGGATTATTTGGGAATGGAAAAACGTTCCGGCCAATCTGCATAA
- a CDS encoding DNA gyrase inhibitor YacG, with protein MWRCPLCRRETNWDDNPWKPFCSERCQTIDLGNWATESYKVPLAETPEGLFPDEFVNEIEHSPEGER; from the coding sequence ATGTGGCGCTGCCCGCTTTGTCGGCGCGAAACGAATTGGGATGACAATCCCTGGAAGCCTTTCTGTTCCGAACGTTGCCAGACAATTGATCTGGGCAATTGGGCGACGGAAAGTTACAAAGTCCCGCTGGCTGAAACCCCCGAAGGTTTATTCCCTGATGAATTCGTCAATGAAATTGAACACAGTCCGGAAGGTGAGCGGTAA
- a CDS encoding redoxin family protein gives MILKTRLRTLLNAVLLSFSFALIVVAAAPRAGVAELQDLPKADGSGDAPDMLVDLFSRAPAAKAPKFMKLSSLRGKVTLVDIFWSRCPHCEEHAPHIVELYNQYHQRGFSVLGLTIDRKDNKDDLESLKSFLERAKITYTVGFLSGEIRMNYADPNDAGVPQMILFGADGKMILREVGWTPAQGEKIKKAIEAQLAKSATRGGRK, from the coding sequence ATGATTTTGAAAACGCGGCTTAGAACATTATTGAACGCTGTTTTGCTCAGTTTCAGTTTCGCGCTGATTGTGGTTGCGGCTGCACCCAGGGCCGGGGTTGCCGAGTTGCAGGATTTACCGAAGGCAGACGGTTCGGGTGATGCGCCGGATATGTTGGTTGATCTTTTCAGTCGCGCCCCAGCCGCCAAAGCGCCAAAATTTATGAAGCTTTCCAGCCTGCGCGGCAAAGTTACTTTGGTGGATATTTTCTGGTCCCGGTGTCCGCATTGCGAAGAGCACGCTCCACACATTGTCGAGCTGTACAACCAATACCATCAGCGCGGATTTTCGGTGTTGGGATTGACAATTGACCGAAAAGACAACAAAGACGATCTGGAAAGTTTGAAGAGCTTTTTGGAGCGCGCCAAGATCACTTACACAGTCGGATTTCTGAGCGGCGAAATCCGAATGAACTATGCCGACCCTAACGATGCCGGCGTCCCACAAATGATCCTCTTCGGTGCGGATGGCAAAATGATTCTTCGCGAAGTCGGCTGGACTCCGGCGCAAGGCGAGAAAATCAAAAAAGCCATCGAAGCACAGCTAGCCAAATCCGCCACGCGCGGAGGCAGAAAATAA
- a CDS encoding GNAT family N-acetyltransferase, with amino-acid sequence MNQITISGFRPGAIGKLIELHGAYYSRHWNFGVQFEAMVAAQMGEFHSRFNPATDGFWLAMDVDRIVGSITIDGGRQETEGARLRWFIADESYAGKGIGNLLMTEAIEFRRCKGFRRVYLRTIVGLLAARHLYDKFGFKLVEEHPSETFGAPAIEQFFALTLTD; translated from the coding sequence ATGAATCAGATTACGATCAGCGGCTTTCGCCCCGGAGCCATTGGCAAACTGATTGAACTGCACGGCGCGTATTACAGCCGCCATTGGAATTTTGGCGTCCAGTTTGAAGCGATGGTTGCCGCTCAAATGGGCGAATTTCACAGCCGCTTTAACCCTGCGACGGATGGATTCTGGCTGGCAATGGATGTCGACCGCATCGTCGGTTCGATCACGATTGACGGCGGCCGCCAAGAAACCGAAGGCGCGCGATTGCGCTGGTTCATTGCCGATGAAAGTTATGCCGGAAAAGGGATCGGCAACTTATTGATGACCGAAGCGATTGAATTTCGCCGCTGCAAGGGATTCAGGCGTGTGTATTTGCGAACCATCGTCGGGTTGCTCGCCGCCCGGCATTTGTACGATAAATTCGGCTTCAAACTGGTAGAAGAACATCCGTCTGAAACCTTCGGCGCGCCGGCCATTGAACAATTCTTCGCGCTTACTCTGACCGATTGA
- a CDS encoding TlpA family protein disulfide reductase, translating into MLKVSLSGLRHSTRIIIFSLVAGLSFAALLTFSGVTEAKVRIGEVPKDSVAKFPLRMSTGQGISLMELRGKVAVINFFAVWCGHSRLHVQSLARYGEEENKRGLQIVGLAVDDAETTPQRVSEFIHQMKITYPVGLVTDDVFKKYVESKDLSVPQTLVYARDGKLVAHFIGHDDALAAELDATIKRELDKQ; encoded by the coding sequence GTGTTGAAAGTTTCATTATCAGGTTTGCGTCATTCAACTCGAATCATAATTTTCTCTTTGGTTGCCGGATTGAGCTTCGCCGCGTTGCTAACCTTTTCCGGCGTCACTGAAGCCAAGGTGAGGATCGGCGAAGTTCCCAAAGATTCCGTGGCGAAATTTCCGTTGAGAATGTCCACGGGGCAGGGAATCAGTTTGATGGAGTTGCGCGGCAAAGTGGCGGTCATCAACTTTTTCGCCGTCTGGTGCGGTCATTCGCGGCTGCACGTTCAATCGCTGGCCAGGTACGGCGAAGAGGAAAACAAACGCGGATTACAGATTGTGGGTTTGGCTGTTGATGACGCGGAAACGACGCCGCAGCGCGTCAGCGAATTCATTCACCAGATGAAAATTACTTACCCGGTGGGACTGGTTACCGATGACGTGTTCAAAAAATACGTCGAATCGAAAGACCTTTCGGTTCCTCAAACGCTGGTGTACGCTCGCGATGGAAAACTGGTGGCGCATTTCATTGGCCACGACGATGCGCTGGCTGCCGAACTGGACGCAACCATCAAACGCGAACTGGATAAGCAATAG